A portion of the Candidatus Binatus sp. genome contains these proteins:
- a CDS encoding response regulator transcription factor yields MAPGSSTVRHFFGSKEHQSPMDQIIKQSIAGRRFALMGFETPEADSIIVALGTARGFGHVVGAVPNIPGLNSFSPFDACFINASAIGIGDQPSPIEMIARSRKPAVIIGTYEEVAARFAAVADLNRDFMTRPCQPEELLLRAFRILRFVESAAVAIQSSARNGARRIVLADDDATTVVMISTILKHFNFECDIARDGEQAFDIARKKKPDLVLLDVAMPNMDGFEALTALRSDSATRSMPVILVSAHRDEAEVVKGFSLGADDYITKPFNSGELMARISRVLREPGDR; encoded by the coding sequence TTGGCGCCTGGCAGTTCGACTGTTCGGCATTTTTTCGGCAGCAAGGAGCACCAGTCCCCCATGGACCAGATCATCAAACAATCTATAGCTGGCAGGAGATTCGCCTTGATGGGATTCGAAACGCCCGAGGCGGATTCGATCATCGTGGCGTTGGGGACCGCCCGTGGATTCGGCCACGTGGTCGGAGCGGTGCCGAATATTCCCGGGCTCAACTCCTTTTCTCCTTTCGACGCTTGCTTCATCAACGCTTCGGCCATCGGCATTGGCGACCAACCGTCCCCGATCGAGATGATCGCGCGCAGCCGCAAGCCGGCGGTCATCATCGGCACGTACGAGGAAGTCGCGGCGCGATTCGCAGCGGTCGCCGACCTCAACCGCGACTTCATGACGCGCCCGTGCCAGCCAGAGGAATTGTTGCTCAGGGCCTTCCGCATCCTCAGATTCGTCGAGAGCGCGGCAGTTGCGATTCAATCCTCAGCTCGAAACGGCGCCCGGCGCATAGTACTGGCCGATGACGACGCGACCACCGTCGTCATGATCTCAACGATCCTGAAGCACTTTAATTTCGAGTGTGATATCGCCCGCGACGGTGAGCAGGCATTTGATATTGCCCGTAAGAAAAAACCCGACCTGGTGCTGCTGGACGTGGCGATGCCGAATATGGACGGGTTCGAAGCGCTGACCGCTCTGCGCAGCGATTCGGCGACCAGGAGTATGCCGGTAATCCTGGTCAGCGCGCATCGCGACGAAGCTGAAGTGGTTAAGGGTTTCTCGCTCGGCGCCGATGACTACATCACCAAGCCCTTCAACTCGGGCGAACTGATGGCTCGGATCAGCCGCGTCTTGCGTGAACCGGGAGATAGATGA